The Deinococcus depolymerans genome has a segment encoding these proteins:
- a CDS encoding metallophosphoesterase: protein MRPLWVIGDIHGAYDKLRAILLRAGLIDFDGSWTAGDAHVVFLGDYVDRGPNGVGVIRLIRSLEVQAQEVGGQVTALLGNHEVMFLAALVFRHSDPQDRYGYREYWLENGGQVRDADLLEPSDLAWLSERPAMATSHDWLLMHADSLMYQKLGSSIEGVNAAVLELMTNPDPDDWGAFLNAFTDRFAFVLGAGEDKARAVLDTFGGQRIAHGHTPVYVLLDEHLHGPTLGAGAPIPYAGRLCVAMDSGMAYREDAGFIARLNRHGIAEVVSFPSGGDFY from the coding sequence ATGAGGCCGCTGTGGGTGATCGGGGATATTCACGGCGCGTACGACAAGCTGCGCGCCATCCTGCTGCGCGCCGGCCTGATCGACTTCGACGGCAGCTGGACGGCCGGGGACGCGCACGTGGTGTTCCTGGGTGACTACGTGGACCGCGGCCCGAACGGCGTGGGTGTCATCCGCCTGATCCGCAGCCTGGAGGTGCAGGCGCAGGAGGTGGGCGGGCAGGTGACGGCGCTGCTGGGCAACCATGAGGTGATGTTCCTGGCGGCGCTGGTGTTCCGGCACAGCGACCCGCAGGACCGCTATGGGTACCGGGAGTACTGGCTGGAGAACGGCGGTCAGGTGCGGGACGCGGACCTGCTGGAACCCAGCGACCTGGCGTGGCTGTCCGAACGGCCGGCCATGGCGACCTCGCACGACTGGCTGCTGATGCATGCGGACAGCCTGATGTACCAGAAGCTGGGCAGCAGCATCGAGGGCGTGAACGCCGCCGTGCTGGAACTGATGACCAACCCGGACCCGGACGACTGGGGCGCGTTCCTGAACGCCTTCACGGACCGGTTCGCGTTCGTGCTGGGCGCCGGGGAGGACAAGGCCCGCGCGGTGCTGGACACCTTCGGCGGGCAGCGGATCGCGCACGGCCACACGCCGGTGTACGTGCTGCTCGACGAGCACCTGCACGGCCCGACCCTGGGAGCCGGCGCGCCCATTCCGTACGCGGGGCGGCTGTGCGTGGCGATGGACAGCGGCATGGCGTACCGCGAGGACGCCGGGTTCATCGCCCGCCTGAACCGCCACGGGATCGCGGAGGTCGTGAGCTTCCCCAGCGGCGGCGACTTCTACTGA
- a CDS encoding ABC transporter ATP-binding protein, with protein MTQTSASTTGASSAPPALRLRGITKRFPGVIANDAVDLTVHAGEVLALLGENGAGKSTLISILYGLYQPDEGAVELDGRAVRIGSPAQALRLGIGLVPQHPLLVSRHSVAENLALGGAGGLFPARRVAGRVRELSARYGLEVNPDARVSDLSPGEKQRVEIVRALLGGARVLILDEPTSVLTPQEADGLFRVMRELKADGRSLIFISHKLDEVLAVADRVTVLRRGKVVGGVPTLGATRESLAELMVGRSVDFTRKRADGPGPEAGALLSVRDLSAQGARGLPALRGVSFELRRGEVLGVAGIAGNGQSELVEVLAGLHGATGTVTLDGQPLGGDAAGRFRAGVAHIPEDRIHSGTVPTMTVAENLALRDFARPPLARGLARDLGATDDRARREVEAYAVATPGIHTPTRLLSGGNIQKLILARELAGQPKLILAVHPTYGLDIGATDQVHRVLLERTQEGAGVLLVSEDLDELLSLSDRVAVMVGGSLLGPFPVSGVTRESLGLLMGGAHPHSVPGADQGVVA; from the coding sequence GTGACACAGACTTCTGCTTCGACCACCGGTGCGTCCAGCGCGCCCCCTGCGCTGCGGCTGCGCGGCATCACCAAACGGTTTCCTGGCGTGATTGCCAACGACGCGGTGGACCTGACCGTCCACGCGGGCGAGGTGCTGGCCCTGCTGGGCGAGAACGGCGCGGGGAAAAGCACGCTGATCTCGATCCTGTACGGGCTGTACCAGCCGGACGAGGGCGCGGTGGAACTCGACGGGCGGGCCGTGCGGATCGGCAGTCCGGCGCAGGCGCTGCGGCTCGGGATCGGGCTGGTGCCGCAGCATCCGCTGCTGGTGTCGCGGCACTCGGTGGCCGAGAATCTGGCGCTGGGCGGCGCGGGCGGGTTGTTCCCGGCGCGGCGCGTGGCGGGCCGCGTGCGGGAACTCTCGGCGCGGTACGGGCTGGAAGTGAACCCGGACGCGCGGGTGTCGGACCTGTCGCCGGGCGAGAAGCAGCGCGTGGAGATCGTGCGGGCGCTGCTGGGCGGCGCGCGGGTCCTGATTCTGGACGAGCCGACGAGCGTGCTGACCCCGCAGGAGGCCGACGGGCTGTTCCGCGTGATGCGCGAGTTGAAGGCGGACGGGCGCAGCCTGATCTTCATCTCTCACAAGCTCGACGAGGTGCTGGCCGTCGCGGACCGTGTGACGGTGCTGCGGCGGGGCAAGGTCGTGGGCGGCGTGCCGACGCTGGGCGCGACCCGTGAGAGCCTCGCGGAACTGATGGTGGGCCGCAGCGTGGACTTCACCCGCAAACGCGCGGACGGCCCCGGCCCGGAGGCGGGCGCGCTGCTGAGCGTCCGTGACCTGAGTGCGCAGGGAGCGCGTGGCCTGCCGGCCCTGCGCGGCGTGAGCTTCGAGCTGCGCCGGGGCGAGGTGCTCGGCGTGGCCGGCATCGCCGGGAACGGCCAGAGCGAACTGGTCGAGGTCCTGGCGGGCCTGCACGGCGCGACGGGCACGGTCACGCTGGACGGTCAGCCGCTGGGCGGGGACGCCGCCGGGCGGTTCCGGGCGGGCGTGGCGCACATCCCGGAGGACCGCATTCACAGCGGCACGGTGCCGACCATGACGGTCGCGGAGAACCTCGCGCTGCGGGACTTCGCGCGGCCGCCACTGGCACGCGGACTGGCCCGCGACCTGGGCGCCACCGACGACCGCGCCCGGCGCGAGGTGGAGGCGTACGCGGTCGCCACGCCGGGCATCCACACGCCCACGCGGCTGCTGTCGGGCGGGAACATCCAGAAGCTGATCCTGGCGCGCGAACTGGCCGGGCAGCCGAAACTGATCCTGGCCGTGCACCCCACGTACGGGCTGGACATCGGCGCGACCGATCAGGTGCACCGGGTGCTGCTGGAGCGCACGCAGGAGGGCGCGGGCGTGCTGCTGGTCAGCGAGGACCTGGATGAACTGCTGAGCCTGTCGGACCGCGTGGCGGTCATGGTGGGCGGCTCGCTGCTGGGGCCGTTCCCGGTGTCCGGGGTGACGCGTGAGTCGCTGGGCCTGCTGATGGGCGGCGCGCACCCGCACAGCGTTCCCGGTGCAGATCAGGGAGTGGTGGCGTGA
- a CDS encoding transglutaminaseTgpA domain-containing protein, translating into MTRPATTAPAPASRLSAALHLRPTGFGLAFLILILLTLIGCVNYGLSLGYGLTFLLGGVWVITAAQAMRAARSLTLTVRPSGSAHAGQDAPLTVQAQASGDSGTLEIRLHAQGRELRAALHVPAGGAAMNVAFPTAVRGPLTLSVQASALDRLGLWRAALPAPPAPLTLLVWPAPERPVPPVPVRAAPGVGGEGLRGPGDEEFAGLRPYQPGDSPRQVSWRHVARTGQLLTRETDAARGHATDLHWQDAPGDPEARASRLSAWAQHLSALGTPFALTLPATHLKAASGEAHLHATLNALATVDPLPAAPVPARGAARLVSHAATLVTQATPPTLLALAVTLAPGALRQPVWITLPVALLLAHALARVQPRPGRTLTPLPVWLLALLAVGGAAALIATQGTLLGRDAGTAFLGLLIALKTAESRSPRDGRILILLGLFMTSTHYFYSQGPLAALHTLLSAAFLLAAAPAWIAPAPRDSAGPEMAEPARPATLTFPLRDSLLRAGHLLILAAPLALVLFVLFPRPAGPLWQLPVRGQATTGLSNEISAGEYSNLAQNSAVAFRADFQGALPRPEERYWRGPVYEEYDGRTWRQVRVPGGTPSVDVTGPPLNYTLTLEPSGNPWLLALDVPLSVPDGAFLTTAFQAVTPRPVTTRRRVELQSRAARLGVQEDPDRLAFDLQLPAGQNPRAVALAARWRNLSPQARVQAGLELLRTGGFTYTLTPPLLPEQDRVDAFLFSSRQGFCEHYASAFAVLMRAAGLSARVVGGYQGGEQNGPYLIVRQQDAHAWTEIWLPGQGWVRVDPTAVVAPARVSAGLNTALTRPQAAAPAAPGTLKRLQLRLDAIQNRWNDLVVDYDGGRQSDLLTRAGLSGVGSTPYLLLLPTLIALTLLPALLLARRRARPTDPASRALHDLSVRLHLPRAPGETPTAYMTRAATQHPHLHAALQDVLNAYHAARYAPHPTPDTLTRLRQAVRRVRR; encoded by the coding sequence ATGACCCGCCCCGCGACCACCGCGCCCGCCCCCGCCTCCCGCCTGAGCGCCGCGCTGCACCTGCGACCCACGGGGTTCGGGCTGGCGTTCCTGATCCTGATCCTGCTGACACTCATCGGCTGCGTGAACTACGGCCTGAGCCTCGGGTACGGCCTGACGTTCCTGCTGGGCGGCGTGTGGGTGATCACGGCGGCGCAGGCCATGCGGGCCGCGCGCAGCCTGACCCTGACGGTCCGTCCGTCCGGCTCCGCGCACGCCGGGCAGGACGCCCCGCTGACCGTGCAGGCCCAGGCGTCCGGGGACAGCGGCACGCTGGAAATCCGCCTGCACGCCCAGGGCCGCGAGCTACGTGCGGCGCTGCACGTACCCGCAGGCGGCGCGGCAATGAACGTGGCGTTCCCGACCGCCGTGCGCGGCCCCCTGACCCTGAGTGTGCAGGCGTCCGCGCTGGACCGCCTGGGCCTGTGGCGCGCGGCGCTGCCCGCCCCGCCCGCCCCGCTGACGCTGCTGGTGTGGCCCGCCCCGGAACGCCCGGTCCCGCCGGTCCCCGTCCGCGCGGCGCCCGGCGTGGGCGGCGAGGGCCTGCGCGGCCCCGGTGACGAGGAATTCGCGGGCCTGCGCCCCTACCAGCCGGGCGACTCGCCCCGGCAGGTGTCGTGGCGGCACGTGGCCCGCACCGGGCAACTCCTGACCCGCGAGACCGACGCCGCGCGCGGACACGCCACCGACCTGCACTGGCAGGACGCCCCCGGCGACCCCGAGGCCCGCGCCTCCCGCCTGAGCGCCTGGGCGCAGCACCTCTCGGCGCTGGGCACGCCGTTCGCGCTGACCCTGCCCGCCACGCACCTGAAGGCCGCCAGCGGCGAGGCGCACCTGCACGCCACGCTGAACGCCCTGGCGACCGTGGACCCCCTGCCCGCCGCGCCCGTCCCCGCCAGGGGCGCGGCGCGGCTGGTGTCGCACGCCGCCACGCTGGTCACGCAGGCCACGCCCCCCACCCTGCTGGCCCTGGCGGTCACGCTGGCGCCCGGCGCGCTGCGGCAACCCGTGTGGATCACGCTGCCGGTTGCGCTGCTGCTGGCGCACGCCCTGGCCCGCGTGCAACCGCGCCCCGGCCGGACCCTGACCCCGCTGCCCGTGTGGCTGCTGGCGCTGCTGGCCGTCGGCGGGGCCGCCGCGCTGATCGCCACGCAGGGCACCCTGCTGGGCCGCGACGCCGGAACGGCCTTCCTGGGCCTGCTGATCGCCCTGAAAACCGCCGAGAGCCGCTCGCCCCGCGACGGACGCATCCTGATCCTGCTGGGCCTGTTCATGACCAGCACGCACTACTTCTACAGCCAGGGGCCGCTCGCAGCGCTGCACACCCTGCTCAGTGCCGCGTTCCTGCTGGCCGCCGCGCCCGCCTGGATCGCCCCGGCCCCCCGTGACTCCGCCGGCCCGGAGATGGCTGAACCGGCCCGCCCGGCCACGCTGACCTTCCCGCTGCGGGACTCCCTCCTGCGTGCCGGCCACCTGCTGATCCTGGCCGCGCCACTGGCACTGGTGCTGTTCGTGCTGTTCCCCCGCCCGGCCGGGCCGCTGTGGCAACTGCCGGTGCGGGGGCAGGCCACCACCGGCCTGAGCAACGAGATCAGCGCCGGCGAGTACTCGAACCTCGCGCAGAACAGCGCCGTCGCCTTCCGCGCCGACTTCCAGGGCGCGCTGCCCCGCCCCGAGGAACGCTACTGGCGCGGCCCCGTCTACGAGGAGTACGACGGCCGCACCTGGCGGCAGGTCCGCGTGCCCGGCGGAACGCCCAGCGTGGACGTGACCGGCCCACCCCTGAACTACACCCTGACCCTGGAACCCAGCGGCAACCCCTGGCTGCTGGCCCTCGACGTGCCCCTGAGCGTCCCGGACGGCGCGTTCCTGACCACCGCCTTCCAGGCCGTCACCCCCCGACCCGTCACCACCCGCCGCCGCGTGGAACTCCAGAGCCGCGCCGCCCGCCTGGGCGTGCAGGAGGACCCGGACCGACTGGCCTTCGACCTGCAACTCCCCGCCGGACAGAACCCCCGCGCGGTCGCCCTGGCCGCCCGCTGGCGCAACCTGAGCCCCCAGGCGCGCGTGCAGGCGGGCCTGGAGCTGCTGCGCACCGGGGGCTTCACGTACACCCTGACCCCACCACTGCTGCCCGAACAGGACCGCGTGGACGCCTTCCTGTTCAGCTCCCGCCAGGGCTTCTGCGAACACTACGCCAGCGCCTTCGCGGTCCTCATGCGCGCCGCCGGCCTCAGCGCCCGCGTCGTCGGCGGCTACCAGGGCGGCGAGCAGAACGGCCCGTACCTGATCGTGCGCCAGCAGGACGCCCACGCCTGGACGGAAATCTGGCTGCCCGGCCAGGGCTGGGTCCGCGTGGACCCCACCGCCGTCGTCGCGCCCGCCCGCGTCAGCGCCGGCCTGAACACCGCCCTGACCCGCCCGCAGGCCGCCGCCCCCGCCGCACCCGGCACCCTCAAACGCCTGCAACTGCGCCTGGACGCCATCCAGAACCGCTGGAACGACCTCGTCGTCGACTACGACGGAGGCCGCCAGAGCGACCTGCTCACCCGCGCCGGACTGAGCGGCGTGGGCAGCACCCCGTACCTGCTGCTGCTCCCCACCCTGATCGCCCTCACCCTGCTCCCCGCCCTGCTGCTCGCCCGCCGCCGCGCCCGCCCCACCGACCCCGCCAGCCGCGCCCTGCACGACCTGAGCGTCCGCCTGCACCTGCCCCGCGCCCCCGGCGAAACCCCCACCGCGTACATGACCCGCGCCGCCACGCAACACCCGCACCTGCACGCCGCCCTTCAGGACGTCCTGAACGCCTACCACGCCGCCCGCTACGCCCCGCACCCCACCCCGGACACCCTGACCCGCCTGCGGCAGGCGGTCCGACGCGTGCGCCGCTGA
- a CDS encoding AAA family ATPase: MTTALTIPTSDGHVAALQAALTQLDSVILGKGGQVRLALTCLLARGHLLIEDQPGVGKTTLAQALARTCGLEFRRVQFTADLLPADLTGVSVWDAPAAAFRFVPGPVFSEMLLADEINRATPRTQGALLEAMEERQVSEGGVTRPLPQPFFVIATQNPAAFVGTSPLPEAQLDRFLMTVTLGYPDVRAERQLLETGGRSQSVRDLGAVLSAPALLAMQAGVDRVHAAAPLLDYLQLLARATREHPALAAGLSPRALLALLAAARAWAYLHGRPMVLPEDVQAVFPALAAHRLPPRDPSVNVSAILTALLADTPIP; this comes from the coding sequence ATGACGACCGCCCTGACCATTCCGACTTCCGACGGGCACGTGGCGGCCCTGCAGGCGGCCCTGACGCAACTGGACAGCGTCATCCTGGGGAAGGGCGGGCAGGTGCGGCTCGCGCTGACCTGCCTGCTGGCACGCGGGCACCTGCTGATCGAGGATCAGCCGGGCGTGGGCAAGACCACGCTGGCGCAGGCGCTGGCCCGCACCTGCGGCCTGGAGTTCCGGCGCGTGCAGTTCACGGCGGACCTGCTGCCCGCCGACCTGACCGGCGTGAGCGTCTGGGACGCCCCGGCGGCCGCGTTCCGCTTCGTGCCGGGGCCGGTGTTCAGCGAGATGCTGCTGGCCGACGAGATCAACCGCGCCACGCCCCGCACGCAGGGCGCGCTGCTGGAAGCCATGGAGGAACGGCAGGTCTCGGAAGGCGGCGTGACCCGCCCGCTGCCGCAGCCGTTCTTCGTGATCGCCACGCAGAACCCGGCGGCGTTCGTGGGCACCAGCCCCCTGCCGGAAGCGCAACTGGACCGCTTCCTGATGACCGTCACGCTGGGCTACCCGGACGTGCGCGCCGAGCGGCAACTGCTGGAAACGGGCGGCCGCAGCCAGAGCGTCCGGGATCTGGGCGCCGTCCTGAGCGCCCCGGCCCTGCTGGCCATGCAGGCCGGGGTGGACCGTGTGCACGCCGCCGCGCCGCTGCTGGATTACCTGCAACTGCTGGCCCGCGCCACCCGCGAGCACCCCGCGCTGGCGGCGGGCCTGAGTCCGCGCGCGCTGCTGGCGTTGCTGGCCGCCGCGCGCGCCTGGGCGTACCTGCACGGGCGGCCCATGGTGCTGCCCGAGGACGTGCAGGCCGTGTTCCCGGCGCTGGCCGCGCACCGCCTGCCGCCCCGCGACCCGTCCGTGAACGTGAGCGCGATCCTCACGGCGCTGCTGGCCGACACGCCCATCCCCTGA
- a CDS encoding VanZ family protein → MSAARPRPLWWVPALLIMAVIWWLSSAPKTPGPSLEHPKDWIAHFTAYLALAFTLARATGRRGAALVIAAWFGALDEVHQAFVPPREAGVQDWLFDVAGAWLGGRLALPVRPAPREPVNPEPPT, encoded by the coding sequence TTGAGCGCCGCTCGCCCCAGGCCGCTGTGGTGGGTGCCGGCGCTGCTGATCATGGCGGTCATCTGGTGGCTGAGCAGCGCCCCGAAAACGCCGGGCCCGTCGCTGGAACACCCGAAGGACTGGATCGCGCACTTCACGGCGTACCTGGCGCTGGCGTTCACGCTGGCCCGCGCGACCGGGCGGCGCGGCGCGGCGCTGGTGATCGCGGCGTGGTTCGGGGCGCTGGACGAGGTGCATCAGGCGTTCGTGCCGCCGCGCGAGGCGGGCGTGCAGGACTGGCTGTTCGACGTGGCGGGCGCGTGGCTGGGGGGCCGGCTGGCGTTGCCGGTGCGTCCGGCACCGCGGGAACCGGTGAACCCGGAGCCGCCGACCTGA
- the hspR gene encoding heat shock protein transcriptional repressor HspR, fused homodimer type has translation MPSDSRHRPVYVISVAAELVDMHPQTLRLYERKGLIRPGRSSGKTRLYSERDIEHLREIRRLTQELGVNLAGVEEVMRLQHELDDIQGEFEAEIERIEDELRAQAQPRELPGTDGKVDPKDRPVYVISIAAELVDMHPQTLRLYERKQLIRPGRSSGKTRLYSERDIEHLREIRRLTQELGVNLAGVEEIMRLRHQLDSTRAGLESNVRRIQDDITDRMTKWRTLPEGDGADTDDG, from the coding sequence ATGCCCTCTGACTCCAGACATCGGCCCGTGTACGTCATCTCCGTGGCGGCGGAACTGGTGGACATGCACCCCCAGACGCTGCGGCTGTACGAACGCAAGGGTCTGATCCGCCCCGGTCGCAGCAGCGGCAAGACCCGCCTGTACAGCGAACGGGACATCGAGCACCTGCGCGAGATCCGCCGCCTGACGCAGGAACTCGGCGTGAACCTCGCCGGGGTCGAGGAGGTCATGCGCCTCCAGCATGAACTGGACGACATCCAGGGTGAGTTCGAGGCGGAGATCGAACGCATCGAGGACGAGTTGCGGGCGCAGGCGCAGCCGCGTGAACTGCCGGGCACGGACGGCAAGGTGGACCCCAAGGACCGGCCGGTGTACGTGATCAGCATCGCGGCGGAACTGGTGGACATGCACCCCCAGACGCTGCGGCTGTACGAACGCAAGCAGCTGATCCGTCCGGGGCGCAGCAGCGGCAAGACCCGGCTGTACAGCGAACGGGACATCGAGCACCTGCGCGAGATCCGCCGCCTGACGCAGGAACTCGGCGTGAACCTCGCCGGGGTCGAGGAGATCATGCGGCTGCGTCACCAGCTGGATTCCACGCGCGCCGGGCTGGAAAGCAACGTGCGGCGCATTCAGGACGACATCACGGACCGCATGACGAAGTGGCGCACACTGCCCGAAGGGGACGGCGCGGACACCGACGACGGGTGA
- a CDS encoding dipeptidase, protein MTHQTPDLSAALNREQANEELFALLRLPSVSADPTRTADMAATAEFLRAKLAGLGFTARIDPTAGHPVVYAERLNAPGKPTVLIYGHYDVQPEAPLEEWVTPPFEPAIRDGRIYARGSTDDKGQAYAHVKGVELLLSQGELPVNVKFLLEGEEEIGSPNLEPYLRDHAGELKADVIVISDGSRFAPDVPTITYGVRGLSYVEIHVQGANRDLHSGSYGGAAPNPINALAEIITRLKDDQGRVTIPGFYDGIDDLTPEERQMWADLPHSDDEFAASIGVPALPGEAGYTTLERLWGRPTLDVNGIWGGYQGEGSKTVIAAKAGAKVSMRLVPGQDPERITQLITDYVPTLAPAGTTATVHPHHGGRPFKFDLNSPYNLAANRALHRVYGRDAVFARTGGSIPIVAAFNDLLHAPVLFVDLGLNEDAPHSPNESFAVSDYHNGILTSAYLLQELGAPNTAE, encoded by the coding sequence ATGACCCATCAGACTCCGGACCTGAGCGCCGCCCTGAACCGTGAGCAGGCGAACGAGGAACTGTTCGCGCTGCTGCGCCTCCCCTCGGTCAGCGCCGACCCGACCCGCACGGCCGACATGGCCGCCACCGCCGAGTTCCTGCGCGCCAAACTGGCGGGGCTGGGCTTCACGGCCCGCATCGACCCGACCGCCGGGCACCCCGTCGTGTACGCCGAACGCCTGAACGCCCCCGGCAAACCCACCGTGCTGATCTACGGCCACTACGACGTGCAGCCCGAGGCGCCCCTGGAAGAGTGGGTCACGCCGCCCTTCGAACCTGCCATCCGCGACGGGCGCATCTACGCGCGCGGCAGCACCGACGACAAGGGCCAGGCGTACGCGCACGTGAAGGGCGTCGAACTGCTGCTCTCGCAGGGCGAACTGCCCGTGAACGTGAAGTTCCTGCTCGAAGGTGAGGAGGAGATCGGCAGTCCGAACCTCGAACCGTACCTGCGCGACCACGCCGGGGAACTGAAGGCCGACGTGATCGTGATCAGCGACGGCAGCCGCTTCGCGCCCGACGTGCCCACCATCACGTACGGCGTGCGCGGCCTCAGCTACGTCGAGATTCACGTGCAGGGTGCCAACCGCGACCTGCACAGCGGCAGCTACGGCGGTGCCGCCCCCAACCCCATCAATGCCCTCGCGGAGATCATCACGCGCCTCAAGGACGACCAGGGCCGCGTGACCATCCCCGGCTTCTATGACGGCATCGACGACCTGACCCCCGAGGAACGCCAGATGTGGGCCGACCTGCCCCACAGCGACGACGAATTCGCCGCCAGCATCGGCGTGCCCGCCCTGCCCGGCGAGGCCGGGTACACCACCCTGGAACGCCTGTGGGGCCGCCCCACCCTCGACGTGAACGGCATCTGGGGCGGCTACCAGGGCGAGGGCAGCAAGACCGTCATCGCTGCCAAGGCCGGCGCGAAGGTCAGCATGCGCCTCGTCCCCGGACAGGACCCCGAACGCATCACGCAGCTCATCACCGACTACGTCCCCACCCTCGCGCCCGCAGGGACCACCGCCACCGTCCACCCGCACCACGGCGGCCGTCCCTTCAAGTTCGACCTGAACAGCCCCTACAACCTCGCCGCGAACCGCGCCCTGCACCGCGTGTACGGCCGCGACGCCGTGTTCGCCCGCACCGGCGGGAGCATCCCCATCGTCGCCGCGTTCAACGACCTGCTGCACGCCCCGGTCCTGTTCGTGGACCTCGGCCTGAACGAGGACGCCCCCCACAGCCCCAACGAGAGCTTTGCCGTCAGCGACTACCACAACGGCATCCTGACCAGCGCGTACCTGCTTCAGGAACTCGGCGCACCCAACACCGCCGAATGA
- the mce gene encoding methylmalonyl-CoA epimerase produces the protein MTVLLLDHVAIATPDLEAGSAPYVALGLHPEGPDEEVASQGVRVRAFQVGETLIELLMPTREDSPIAAFLARKGPGLHHTAYRVADLNAEMTRLRADGARFLNEEPTPGRAGSRVAFLHPKWGAGTLIELVEHPAGGHG, from the coding sequence ATGACTGTGTTGCTGCTGGATCACGTGGCGATCGCCACCCCGGACCTGGAGGCGGGCTCCGCGCCGTACGTGGCGCTGGGCCTGCACCCGGAAGGGCCGGACGAGGAGGTCGCGTCGCAGGGCGTGCGGGTGCGGGCGTTCCAGGTGGGGGAGACCCTGATCGAACTGCTGATGCCCACGCGGGAGGACAGTCCCATCGCGGCCTTCCTGGCGCGCAAGGGGCCGGGACTTCATCACACGGCGTACCGCGTGGCGGACCTGAACGCCGAGATGACCCGCCTGCGCGCGGACGGCGCGCGTTTCCTGAACGAGGAGCCCACGCCGGGCCGGGCCGGGTCGCGCGTGGCGTTCCTGCACCCGAAGTGGGGGGCGGGCACCCTGATCGAACTGGTCGAGCACCCGGCGGGCGGGCACGGTTGA
- a CDS encoding PaaI family thioesterase, which yields MTQAATLPAFAAQAVKKALHDIPMNATVGVQITDVGVGWATGEAPDTAPFRNHLGTIHAGVQFLLAEAVSGAAFAGAFAAQLAGAVPLIEKLETHYVNRAVGDLTARAEAADPAGIAAAHAEFAADGKARLIVNVTVQDGEGKDVMRAVAHWYLRARPQAK from the coding sequence ATGACCCAAGCTGCCACCCTGCCCGCTTTCGCTGCCCAGGCCGTCAAGAAGGCCCTGCACGACATTCCCATGAACGCCACGGTCGGCGTGCAGATCACGGACGTGGGCGTCGGCTGGGCGACCGGGGAGGCGCCGGACACCGCGCCGTTCCGCAACCACCTGGGCACCATTCACGCGGGCGTGCAGTTCCTGCTGGCCGAGGCCGTGAGTGGCGCGGCGTTCGCCGGGGCGTTCGCGGCGCAACTGGCGGGCGCCGTCCCCCTGATCGAGAAACTGGAAACGCACTACGTGAACCGCGCCGTGGGCGACCTGACCGCGCGGGCCGAGGCGGCCGACCCGGCGGGGATCGCGGCGGCGCACGCGGAGTTCGCGGCGGACGGTAAGGCCCGCCTGATCGTGAACGTGACCGTGCAGGACGGCGAGGGCAAGGACGTGATGCGCGCTGTCGCCCACTGGTACCTGCGCGCCCGCCCCCAGGCGAAGTAA
- a CDS encoding phosphoribosylglycinamide formyltransferase: MKLAFLASHGGSAARHLVEACRAGDLNATPVALVSNNSRSPALAWAREAGLTTAHLSSAKHPDPDALDAAILDVLVSAGADTLVLSGYMREIGPRVLTHFAGRLVNIHPSLLPRHGGRGMYGDRVHEAVLASGDTESGATVHLVTAGIDEGPILAQARVPVHPGDDLASLKARVQATEGELMLRAVRSLGG; encoded by the coding sequence ATGAAGCTCGCGTTCCTCGCCTCGCACGGCGGCAGCGCCGCGCGGCACCTCGTCGAGGCCTGCCGCGCGGGCGACCTGAACGCCACGCCCGTCGCACTGGTCAGCAACAACAGCCGCTCCCCGGCCCTCGCCTGGGCGCGGGAGGCGGGCCTCACGACCGCGCACCTCAGCAGCGCGAAGCACCCCGACCCGGACGCCCTGGACGCCGCCATCCTGGACGTCCTCGTCAGCGCGGGCGCGGACACCCTGGTCCTCAGCGGCTACATGCGCGAGATCGGCCCGCGCGTCCTGACGCACTTCGCGGGCCGCCTCGTGAACATCCACCCCAGCCTCCTGCCCCGCCACGGCGGACGCGGCATGTACGGCGACCGCGTCCACGAGGCCGTCCTCGCCAGCGGCGACACCGAGAGCGGCGCCACCGTCCACCTCGTCACCGCCGGGATCGACGAGGGCCCCATCCTCGCGCAGGCCCGCGTGCCCGTCCACCCCGGCGACGACCTCGCCAGCCTCAAGGCCCGCGTGCAGGCCACCGAGGGTGAGCTGATGCTGCGGGCCGTCCGCAGCCTGGGCGGGTAG